Proteins from a genomic interval of Xiphophorus maculatus strain JP 163 A chromosome 7, X_maculatus-5.0-male, whole genome shotgun sequence:
- the LOC102237250 gene encoding uncharacterized protein LOC102237250, with amino-acid sequence MYLENSEQGKVGGEGELSAGAILSGQCAVSKVTGVAGLSSSSKGSELDIKALVGYTEQSVSGGMDPPPLCNMNAPQTQLCNDCEGLTESFEEYSSSNGLFEPDGALEDTECSGLSRLYHECTQHCECFKACKSSEHCANHSLASKSSLCCEHCPKHLLLFQQCKPSDQQSDSSDYEPDELEVNSDSFGEFEMPGFVSECTENLMLPLDRQCEDSDSEQDRSTEDSEQNFTQNISDSMDSLTCAANFSEYDESQDNYCDEEEESYDHNEMVSGEESSTLSEDTPGDPCESDGGEENIEQTSTGDASEDVDEVHRDDSEDESSQHGNFESCAEEDLSSDDSKSFKTCLDNSFPSDPCSDSSEESDKAALDDTSDEPTQWESFEENDAEKQPSVEKSSEEEDKKKTSAVNTVIEDYFDLFDRAGCSGQAFAQKRNYISCFDGGDVHHHLHLEQEALKQSVTTAHKEETKEVIEEQEKDVHTGEVTETNSQEKDEHCEDSEEEDLNQRDTGSYDSENWTLKSESSSTKGEAEDNEPFGLYPEYYQDSEDEMYYNDEAWGYDGQISDDYDEEPESYLDSFRAESTFAPCAQEIFVEGDVCEDIDSVGEDIDLVGEVKSKALTETTLDLKDNKNSDAELDGFSAFSEMEPYWGLTEEQTRECFPSGVEDYYAYQIRSIQSSDARPLSRFILDNRSSDGKAVGDQGPEDVEESSALLGINVLELIRKEQSLEPENELQGISDLSPPLGFIHSVASQHEATPSQDSEEEQSDDESVENCECEYCIPPTQQVPVKPLLSQSASDDPAKICVVIDLDETLVHSSFKPLNNADFIIPVEIEGIVHQVHVLKRPHVDEFLQRMGEMFECVLFTASLSKYADPVSDLLDKGGAFQSRLFREACVYHKGNYVKDLSRLGRDLNRVIIVDNSPASYIFHPDNAVPVVSWFDDMSDTELLDLIPFFERLSKVDDIYDILRKQKTSS; translated from the exons ATGTATTTGGAGAACTCTGAACAGGGGAAAGTTGGTGGAGAGGGGGAGCTTTCCGCTGGAGCGATTCTGTCTGGACAGTGTGCGGTTTCTAAAGTAACAGGAGTTGCAGGTTTGAGCAGCTCTTCAAAGGGAAGTGAACTGGACATAAAGGCCCTTGTGGGATACACAGAGCAGAGTGTCAGCGGAGGAATGGACCCTCCTCCTCTTTGCAACATGAATGCACCGCAGACTCAACTCTGCAACGATTGTGAAGGACTGACTGAGAGCTTTGAGGAATATTCTTCAAGCAATGGACTTTTTGAACCGGACGGCGCCCTTGAAGACACTGAGTGTTCAGGGTTAAGCCGACTATATCATGAATGTACTCAACACTGTGAGTGTTTTAAAGCTTGCAAGTCCTCCGAGCATTGTGCTAATCATAGCTTAGCCTCTAAAAGTAGCCTTTGCTGTGAACACTGCCCAAAACACCTCCTACTATTTCAGCAATGTAAGCCCTCTGATCAACAGTCGGACTCTTCTGATTATGAGCCAGATGAATTGGAAGTGAACTCTGACAGTTTTGGAGAGTTCGAAATGCCTGGTTTTGTGTCTGAGTGCACAGAAAACCTGATGCTGCCTCTGGATCGTCAGTGTGAGGACTCTGACTCGGAGCAGGACCGATCAACTGAGGATTCGGAGCAGAATTTCACCCAAAACATCTCGGACTCCATGGACTCTTTAACATGTGCTGCTAACTTCTCTGAATATGATGAAAGTCAGGACAATTActgtgatgaagaggaggagagctACGATCATAACGAGATGGTCAGTGGTGAAGAGTCCTCCACGTTGTCAGAGGACACACCTGGTGACCCCTGTGAAAGTGACggaggagaagaaaacattgAGCAAACCTCTACAGGCGACGCCTCTGAGGATGTTGACGAGGTGCATAGGGACGATTCGGAGGACGAGTCAAGTCAACATGGCAACTTTGAGTCCTGCGCCGAGGAAGACCTATCTTCCGACGACTCCAAATCCTTCAAGACTTGTCTTGACAACAGTTTTCCTTCTGATCCCTGCTCAGATTCATCTGAGGAATCTGACAAAGCAGCTCTGGATGATACAAGTGACGAGCCGACGCAGTGGGAATCCTTCGAAGAGaatgatgcagaaaaacagccGAGCGTCGAGAAGAGTAGCGAGGaggaggacaaaaagaaaacttctgcTGTCAACACAGTTATTGAGGActactttgatttatttgacaGAGCAGGCTGCTCTGGACAGGCATTTGCTCAAAAGCGGAATTACATCTCCTGTTTTGATGGAGGCGACGTTCACCACCACCTCCATCTTGAACAGGAAGCTCTGAAACAAAGCGTCACAACGGCTCACAAAGAGGAGACTAAAGAGGTAATTGAAGAACAGGAGAAAGATGTGCATACTGGAGAAGTAACTGAAACAAACAGCCAAGAAAAGGATGAACATTGTGAAGATTCAGAGGAAGAAGACCTGAATCAGAGAGACACTGGATCTTATGATTCGGAGAACTGGACCCTAAAATCAGAATCGAGTTCAACAAAAGGTGAAGCTGAAGATAATGAACCGTTTGGTCTTTACCCAGAGTACTACCAGGACTCTGAAGATGAAATGTATTATAATGATGAAGCCTGGGGATACGATGGGCAAATTTCTGATGATTACGACGAAGAACCCGAGTCCTACCTGGACTCATTCAGAGCGGAGAGCACGTTTGCACCGTGTGCCCAAGAAATCTTTGTGGAGGGAGATGTTTGTGAAGACATAGACTCTGTTGGTGAGGACATTGATTTGGTAGGCGAAGTTAAGTCCAAAGCCCTCACTGAGACGACATTAGATCTCAAAGACAATAAGAATTCGGATGCTGAACTGGATGGCTTCTCTGCGTTTTCAGAGATGGAGCCTTATTGGGGACTCACAGAAGAGCAAACCAGAGAGTGTTTTCCTTCAGGTGTTGAGGATTACTATGCATATCAGATTAGAAGCATTCAGTCTTCAGATGCACGACCTTTGAGCAGATTTATTCTGGACAACAGGTCTTCTGATGGAAAAGCTGTTGGTGATCAAGGACCAGAGGATGTCGAGGAGTCATCAGCTCTATTAGGAATTAATGTCCTCGAATTAATCCGTAAAGAGCAAAGTCTAGAACCTGAAAATGAGCTGCAGGGAATCTCAGACCTTTCACCTCCTCTGGGTTTCATTCACAGCGTTGCCTCACAACACGAGGCCACACCAAGCCAGGAttcagaggaggagcagagtgACGATGAATCCGTAGAGAACTGTGAATGTGAATACTGCATCCCGCCGACACAGCAG GTTCCAGTAAAACCATTGCTCTCCCAGTCGGCATCAGACGATCCAGCAAAGATCTGCGTCGTCATCGATTTGGATGAAACTCTAGTGCATAGTTCATTTAAG CCTTTGAACAATGCAGACTTTATCATTCCAGTGGAAATCGAAGGAATTGTTCATCAG GTTCATGTACTGAAGAGGCCGCATGTTGATGAGTTCCTCCAGAGGATGGgagaaatgtttgagtgtgttTTATTCACCGCAAGTTTATCCAAG TATGCAGATCCTGTGTCTGACCTGTTGGATAAAGGCGGAGCCTTCCAGAGTCGCCTCTTTCGGGAGGCGTGCGTATACCACAAAGGGAACTACGTAAAAGACCTGAGCCGCTTAGGAAGAGACCTGAACAGAGTGATCATCGTAGACAACTCCCCCGCTTCCTACATCTTCCATCCGGACAACGCG GTTCCCGTCGTGTCCTGGTTTGACGACATGTCAGACACTGAGCTTCTCGACCTCATCCCCTTCTTTGAGAGACTCAGCAAAGTGGACGACATCTACGACATTCTGAGGAAGCAGAAGACTTCGAGTTAA